A window from Kovacikia minuta CCNUW1 encodes these proteins:
- a CDS encoding UDP-N-acetylmuramoyl-L-alanyl-D-glutamate--2,6-diaminopimelate ligase: protein MKLRELLAAVPEIVQPSDHPALAEEVKGLTANSLACKPGDLFIGMPGTRVDGGDFWAGAIAAGAIAAVISPEAAEKAEGRGQEADLSPQSSNPTPLLLSAPDMTQACAQLATAFYGYPTQQMKLVGVTGTNGKTTTTHLIEFLLNQAQKPTALLGTLYARWRNYQQTAAHTTPFAVELQRQLAEARAAGSEYGVMEVSSHALAQGRVLGCSFETAVFTNLTQDHLDFHRDMEDYFAAKALLFSPGYLKGKAIVNQDDPYGRRLIQQVGRERVWSYSTHESNADLWTSDLSYGSDGVGGMLHTPQGQIAFRSPLVGQFNLSNLLAAVGAALHLGLELEAIGAALPLFGGVPGRMEQVQISPNQDISVIVDYAHTPDSLENLLKAARPFISGRMICVFGCGGDRDRGKRPQMGKIAADLADQVLVTSDNPRTEDPQRILADIVAGIPAVETRLGSSLQVIGDRAEAIRTAILQAQPGDGVLIAGKGHEDYQILGTEKIHFDDREQARAALDNRLTVLKQ from the coding sequence ATGAAACTGCGAGAGTTGCTGGCTGCGGTTCCTGAAATTGTCCAACCATCAGACCATCCTGCTTTGGCAGAGGAGGTCAAAGGTTTGACAGCCAATTCCCTTGCCTGTAAGCCGGGAGACCTGTTTATTGGGATGCCGGGAACGCGAGTAGATGGAGGGGATTTTTGGGCAGGGGCGATCGCGGCGGGGGCGATCGCAGCGGTTATTTCTCCCGAAGCGGCAGAAAAGGCAGAGGGCAGAGGACAGGAGGCAGATCTCAGTCCTCAGTCCTCGAACCCCACTCCCCTGCTTCTCTCTGCCCCTGATATGACTCAAGCCTGTGCCCAATTGGCAACCGCTTTCTATGGCTACCCAACTCAACAAATGAAATTGGTTGGGGTGACGGGCACCAATGGTAAGACAACGACAACCCATTTAATTGAATTCCTTCTGAACCAGGCACAGAAGCCAACTGCTCTACTGGGAACGCTGTATGCTCGCTGGCGCAATTATCAGCAAACGGCGGCTCATACCACTCCCTTTGCAGTTGAACTTCAGCGGCAACTGGCGGAAGCCCGTGCAGCTGGTTCGGAGTACGGAGTCATGGAAGTCAGTTCCCATGCCCTGGCACAGGGACGGGTGCTAGGTTGCTCGTTTGAAACAGCGGTGTTTACGAACCTGACCCAGGATCACCTGGATTTTCACCGGGATATGGAGGATTACTTCGCGGCGAAGGCGTTGCTGTTCAGTCCGGGGTACCTCAAAGGAAAAGCGATCGTGAATCAGGATGACCCCTATGGTCGTCGGTTGATTCAACAAGTAGGTCGGGAGCGGGTATGGAGTTATAGTACCCATGAATCCAATGCGGATTTATGGACGAGTGACCTGTCCTATGGCTCCGATGGAGTGGGTGGAATGTTGCATACACCCCAGGGGCAAATTGCGTTTCGATCGCCCCTCGTCGGTCAGTTCAATCTCTCGAATCTGCTGGCAGCCGTTGGGGCAGCCTTACACCTGGGATTGGAACTAGAAGCCATTGGGGCAGCCTTGCCGCTGTTTGGGGGAGTACCGGGACGGATGGAGCAGGTGCAAATTTCCCCCAACCAGGACATTAGTGTAATTGTGGACTATGCCCATACACCAGACAGCCTGGAGAATTTGCTTAAAGCAGCCCGTCCCTTTATTTCAGGCAGGATGATTTGTGTGTTTGGGTGTGGGGGCGATCGCGATCGGGGCAAACGTCCCCAAATGGGGAAAATTGCGGCTGATCTTGCCGATCAGGTGCTTGTCACCTCTGACAACCCTCGCACAGAAGACCCCCAGCGAATTTTAGCCGACATTGTGGCAGGAATTCCTGCCGTAGAAACGCGATTAGGCTCCTCTCTCCAGGTGATTGGCGATCGGGCTGAGGCAATTCGAACGGCAATTTTACAAGCCCAACCGGGAGATGGGGTGCTGATTGCAGGAAAGGGACACGAAGACTATCAGATCTTAGGCACTGAAAAGATTCATTTCGACGATCGGGAGCAGGCACGCGCCGCCTTGGATAATCGCCTAACAGTCCTCAAGCAATGA
- a CDS encoding DUF1830 domain-containing protein, translating to MPQVFDPLPADSANQIICCYVNATSRIQIVRVTNIPSWYFERVVFPGQRLVFEALPEALLEIHTGMMASAILSDTLPCNRLRIHDEVMVSYDVEEQQRLEELNDGLSSDSGKSAPATITP from the coding sequence ATGCCCCAAGTTTTTGATCCGCTGCCTGCGGATAGTGCCAATCAGATTATTTGCTGCTATGTGAATGCGACCAGTCGCATCCAGATTGTCCGCGTTACGAATATTCCAAGCTGGTATTTCGAACGGGTTGTGTTTCCAGGACAGCGGCTTGTGTTTGAAGCTTTACCCGAAGCCCTACTTGAGATTCATACCGGAATGATGGCCAGCGCAATCCTCTCAGATACGCTTCCCTGCAATCGTTTACGGATTCACGATGAGGTAATGGTTTCCTATGATGTTGAGGAACAGCAGCGCCTGGAAGAACTGAACGATGGGTTGAGTTCAGACAGTGGGAAGTCAGCACCCGCAACCATTACGCCATAG
- a CDS encoding glycosyltransferase family 39 protein, which produces MKVATKHSLVLVAILLVGAGLRFWNLDLKPLWLDEVLSALFSLGRSFDAVPVEGAFPLSRLSQVFTLKPETTCAQIAATVATQSVHPPLFFCWMHDWLLWIDGLSQSWVWKLRSLPALIGVVAIAAIYQLNRVVFSSQAGLTAAALMAVSPFAVYLSQEARHYTLPMLLVILALTGLYHLQTDLYQQRFRPAIWFGMDCD; this is translated from the coding sequence ATGAAAGTCGCTACTAAACATTCCCTCGTATTGGTAGCCATTCTGCTTGTGGGTGCGGGTCTGCGGTTTTGGAATTTAGATCTCAAACCTCTCTGGCTAGATGAGGTGCTCTCTGCCCTATTTAGTCTGGGGCGAAGTTTCGATGCCGTTCCCGTAGAAGGGGCGTTTCCCCTATCCAGACTGTCCCAGGTGTTTACCCTCAAGCCGGAAACAACCTGTGCCCAAATTGCAGCAACGGTGGCAACTCAATCGGTTCATCCTCCCCTATTTTTTTGTTGGATGCACGATTGGCTTCTGTGGATCGATGGGCTTTCTCAATCCTGGGTGTGGAAGTTACGATCGCTCCCAGCCCTGATTGGGGTTGTGGCGATCGCGGCAATCTATCAACTCAATCGGGTCGTTTTCTCATCCCAGGCAGGATTGACGGCAGCAGCGTTAATGGCAGTCTCTCCCTTTGCCGTTTATCTTTCCCAGGAAGCCCGTCACTACACCCTACCAATGCTCCTGGTCATTCTGGCATTGACTGGACTGTACCATTTGCAGACAGACCTTTATCAGCAACGATTTAGACCTGCCATCTGGTTCGGGATGGATTGCGATTAA
- a CDS encoding YdcF family protein, protein MFTNKAPDDNLGLTMGLRGTLYFNRSRGTVSKPARFKVKSLFWLLLLLPFLWVGYRDVMSYFVQPQAMLVLGGDPERENFAADFARQHPNVPIWVSGVGNPESTKEVFVKAGISPERVYIDQAALDTVTNFTTLVDKLRAKGINSVYLITSDYHMRRARVIGEIVFGSRGIYLRPVSVPSKDPTESFPRALRDGARAILWVTTGHTGASLSRRYESRY, encoded by the coding sequence ATGTTCACCAACAAGGCTCCCGATGACAACTTGGGATTAACGATGGGACTGAGGGGAACGCTCTACTTCAATCGATCGCGTGGCACCGTTTCTAAGCCTGCGCGATTCAAAGTTAAATCTCTATTCTGGCTGCTGCTATTACTACCCTTTCTTTGGGTAGGTTACCGGGACGTAATGAGCTATTTTGTGCAGCCGCAAGCCATGTTGGTCCTGGGTGGCGACCCGGAAAGAGAAAACTTTGCAGCAGACTTTGCCCGCCAACACCCCAATGTGCCAATTTGGGTTTCAGGGGTTGGCAATCCCGAAAGTACAAAAGAGGTGTTTGTCAAAGCTGGTATTTCCCCAGAGCGGGTGTATATTGACCAGGCAGCCCTCGATACTGTAACGAACTTTACAACGCTGGTCGATAAGCTCCGTGCCAAGGGCATTAATAGTGTTTATTTGATTACTTCGGATTACCACATGCGGCGTGCCCGTGTGATTGGGGAAATTGTTTTTGGTAGTCGAGGAATTTATCTCCGACCCGTTTCTGTCCCTTCTAAGGACCCAACGGAATCCTTTCCCAGGGCACTCAGGGATGGGGCAAGGGCAATTCTGTGGGTAACAACAGGACATACCGGAGCAAGTTTGAGCAGGCGGTATGAAAGTCGCTACTAA
- a CDS encoding tetratricopeptide repeat protein: protein MPNRNCIPSLFVLLGLWGVAQPASAQALIPHTLQLDPAKVERQGLSLAQEAAQLAQFQQYELALPRAKLATQLSPRTPEVWSLLGGLYLQTNEVDKGIEALQQALKLDPKNAAVLFGLGSAYFQKGQYKTAIDNLESGLKIKPNVPGALFDLGNAFLMLRQYSDAIAQYEKAVAQDKDFWPAINNIGLIRYEQGNADEAIKHWRRASAIDKKAAEPQLANAVALYARGDREQGLTLGEAAIKIDSRYGDLKFLKDNLWGERLLADTKKFLETPQMKATIAQAQERPPRTQASPQ, encoded by the coding sequence GTGCCCAATCGCAACTGTATTCCTTCACTTTTCGTTCTTCTGGGTCTATGGGGCGTTGCCCAACCCGCTTCAGCCCAGGCGCTCATACCGCATACCTTACAGCTCGATCCAGCTAAGGTGGAGCGCCAGGGGTTAAGTCTGGCTCAAGAGGCAGCACAACTCGCTCAGTTTCAGCAATACGAATTGGCATTGCCTAGAGCAAAACTGGCAACTCAACTTTCACCGAGAACTCCGGAGGTGTGGTCCCTTTTGGGTGGGTTGTACCTCCAAACAAATGAGGTAGACAAGGGAATTGAAGCACTTCAGCAGGCGTTGAAGCTAGATCCTAAGAATGCAGCAGTTTTGTTTGGGCTTGGTTCAGCCTATTTTCAGAAGGGGCAGTACAAAACTGCGATCGATAATCTTGAGTCGGGTTTGAAGATTAAGCCGAATGTTCCTGGAGCGTTGTTTGATTTAGGCAATGCTTTTTTGATGTTGCGGCAGTATTCCGATGCGATCGCCCAGTACGAAAAGGCAGTTGCCCAAGATAAGGATTTTTGGCCCGCCATTAACAACATTGGGCTAATTCGTTACGAGCAGGGAAATGCGGACGAAGCAATCAAGCATTGGAGAAGAGCCAGCGCGATTGATAAGAAGGCGGCAGAACCCCAATTGGCAAATGCGGTTGCGCTCTATGCCCGGGGCGATCGGGAACAGGGGTTAACATTGGGAGAAGCGGCAATCAAGATTGATAGTCGCTATGGAGATTTAAAGTTCCTGAAGGACAATCTTTGGGGTGAGCGTTTGTTGGCAGATACCAAGAAATTTCTGGAAACCCCCCAAATGAAAGCAACGATCGCCCAGGCACAGGAGCGTCCCCCCCGGACTCAAGCTTCTCCACAATAG
- the thyX gene encoding FAD-dependent thymidylate synthase: MDRFTVEVIAQTPNPQQTIYAAMHQDYSEAFVWGERDHFPSEEKCGEIIVRSLLAGNRGHYGPLEHPQIILNCGWFPHSTMQQIRTHRVGISFDVQSFRYTGVRIIDVAEGKRDVEDVFYLRPLGAYTDRQGKRYDYTAEQRQQDLEWCRSACRRYQQRISEGLSEEHARGLIPFDVRQHWVMSANVRSLMHLLDLRWKLDAQLEAQKLCEIIWPHFQAWVPAIAEWYETTRLKKARLAP, encoded by the coding sequence ATGGACCGCTTTACGGTTGAAGTGATCGCCCAAACACCAAACCCGCAGCAAACCATCTATGCTGCAATGCACCAGGATTATTCGGAGGCATTTGTTTGGGGGGAACGCGATCACTTCCCAAGTGAAGAGAAATGCGGTGAAATCATTGTCCGCAGCCTTCTGGCGGGCAACCGGGGGCACTACGGTCCCCTGGAACATCCCCAAATTATCCTCAACTGCGGTTGGTTTCCCCATAGCACCATGCAACAAATCCGTACCCATCGCGTTGGAATCAGCTTCGATGTGCAGTCTTTCCGCTACACAGGAGTTCGCATCATTGATGTGGCAGAAGGTAAGCGGGATGTGGAAGATGTGTTTTACCTCCGTCCCCTGGGTGCCTACACCGATCGCCAGGGAAAACGCTACGACTACACAGCAGAGCAACGTCAACAAGACCTGGAATGGTGCCGGTCAGCCTGCCGCCGCTATCAACAACGCATCAGTGAAGGTTTATCCGAAGAACATGCCAGGGGACTGATTCCCTTTGATGTGCGACAACACTGGGTCATGTCAGCCAATGTCCGATCGCTGATGCACCTGCTCGATTTGCGCTGGAAACTCGATGCCCAGCTTGAAGCACAGAAACTCTGCGAAATCATCTGGCCCCATTTTCAAGCCTGGGTTCCAGCGATCGCCGAATGGTATGAAACTACTCGCCTTAAGAAGGCTCGTCTGGCTCCATAA
- a CDS encoding SH3 domain-containing protein — MSWSSLLKVLSGFFLAIALIAGGSYFAVQRVIAQFTAPPPRPIFPNDKPAPKAKPVKSSQPSAAAISPSPQPSATPSAAPSPTPSAKPSAKKPESEGYRARIVISEGLNLREGPDRNSNRVGGVEYNDEITILEDSPDKEWQKVRVEGSNVEGWIKSGYAEKLN; from the coding sequence ATGAGTTGGTCTAGTTTACTGAAAGTATTAAGTGGCTTTTTCCTGGCGATCGCCCTGATTGCAGGAGGAAGCTATTTCGCAGTGCAACGAGTAATTGCCCAGTTTACCGCTCCGCCACCCAGACCGATTTTTCCTAACGACAAACCTGCTCCCAAAGCTAAGCCTGTAAAATCAAGTCAGCCCAGCGCTGCGGCTATCAGCCCCTCTCCCCAGCCCAGCGCAACCCCCAGCGCAGCCCCCAGCCCAACCCCCAGCGCAAAACCTTCTGCTAAAAAACCTGAATCTGAGGGCTATCGGGCACGAATTGTAATTTCTGAGGGACTGAATCTTCGAGAAGGTCCAGACCGAAACTCCAACCGGGTTGGAGGCGTAGAATACAACGATGAAATTACAATTCTTGAAGATAGCCCCGATAAAGAGTGGCAAAAGGTGCGGGTAGAGGGTAGCAATGTTGAAGGATGGATTAAATCCGGCTATGCGGAGAAGCTGAACTGA